The nucleotide sequence GTTTAGTTTTTGGGTGCACACACTCTCTTTTACATACCATGTTATATTTTATGTTTGttgcatatatatatgtactaatatttcatactcATTCTTTTCTTCCCCAACTAACTGTTGCATCTGGAGAGCTGCATTTTTCCTTTTTACTCCATAAAGCTCCTGAAAATTGAAAGGGTACCATAACTTTACTATACAAGACCTGTAATTACTTCAAGAAACCAGATACATGACCATCCCAGGGCATTTTAGGTATTTGTTAATGGTCAAAACACTTGtaaaatgtaatgtaatgtaatcaaTATTAAAATTCTCTTAATCGTATGGGCGATAATTGTGATAAAAATTTATTCAAGAGTATGTCATTAATGGGTTACTACTTCAACAAATTGATATAGTTCCTTACagaaatattaaaattataaaatttggTTACTGTAATAATGAGGAGAAAGTGAGAAACCCCAACTTTGTGAAAAATGAAAAGTTTTTACCTTTTGGACAAAAAACAAGCGGGATTGCAGTTTTAAAATACATTGTTGCACTTCAGGTGTCATTTGACCAAGATCTGGAATATCAGATGCGttcttgttggtgattttagtgtgatcCGACGAATTATTTTAGTGTAATTGAATTTGCTAAGTAGAAAGTGGTCATGATCGATCCATTGATATTCTAAAACGAATTCGGTGAAGTATGGAGTATACGTTCGTAAAGAGTTATATAGATTTTGTTGGAGCTGGAAATGCACTTGGTTAATTTGGATAGGCTTTGTTGTACTTAAAATAATCGATCTGAAGTTGAAGCACATCTGTGCGGCGAACAGAGTGGTGGCGCGTCGCGCCATAAAACGAGTTTTGGAGATCGAGGCCATTTGTTTAAGAAACTGGATCACCTAGTACATCTGCACGCCGCGCAAATGTATGTCGCGTCGCGCCGTATAGCGTGTGCTGAATATCGAGGATGGTTTGTACAAGTAGCGCGCCGCGCAGCCTTAGCGTGCCACGCAGTACAACGGGCAGTTCCGGACAGGTGCATTTCTTGCCTGAAAATGTGCAATGGTTCACCAATTGTTGCACAATTTTCTTGAAGGGTTATACACAGTTTTTAAGTGTTTATTGAGCATTAATAACACCATTTCAAAGGTGTTGATTGCCAAGTGATGTGTCAGATGTGTCATTTAGTTATGACCATTCCCAAAGATTGCAACCCTTTAGTGTACCTTTTCACCCATTGTAAATAGGAAACTAAATTTCTGGAAATGAGTTAGACATTTTGAACATTTGCATAAACTTTCTACTCTCAATAACCAGAATATACATTCTACAATTGCCTGAGATTATTCTCTTTTACCCAAGAAGATAATTCATTccttgtcttatcccaatcgaatATACATTTTGAACATTTGCATAAACTTTCTACTCTCAATAATTAGAATATACATTCTACAATCGCCTGAGATTATTCTCTTTTACCCAAGAAGATAACTCATTccttgtcttatcccaatcgagATTTCGTGCAACGCGTGACTAATTGGGTCGAAATACTTGATCatgaaagtgttcacacgattcacaGAACAATCCGGTGACTATATTCTCGGACCCATACAATCCAAAACACCCCAGTTTATAATATTCTAATCAAGTATTTGCAAGAGATATGGGCGGTGAATCAATGAAGGAAGTGACTTCCAAGTTTGCTAAACTTGAGAAGTTTGAAGGAATGGATTTTAAAAGATGGCTATAAAAAGATGAAGTTTTTATTGACACCTTGAAGGTTGTGTATTAACCATCAACCCCCATGCCCAAAGAAATGGAAAATGAAACTTTGCAACAAACCCGAAAGAGAAACAAGTGGATGATGTTTTTTATTGACAACCTTGGTGCTATTTTGGTGAGGTAAAGCTTGAATCATTGAACCAACGTAATCAAACTTTTGAACCAACATCAAACCAACAATAACTGAAACCACTAAACCAAAGCTCGAAGCCTTTATCGAACCAAACTAACTAAcatacttgaatcaaacatttaaaaCAAACACCTGCCCTATTGAACCAACTTGAGATGCCTGACTCAATAGTGTAACATTtcggatttttttttttataatttcaatttaatttaattttcaGTTTTTTGgaaaaataattaaaaatgattattctTAGTTAAAACATGATACTACCAATTTCCCCTTTCAATCATTTgagacctagtcaagggtttaccGCGATTATCAAAATTCCCTAGCTCGATTATCAACATTCTAAAGCAGGTTAAGTGGTGTATGAATAAACTTTGATGGTGTACTGGATCAGCCCCTTTATTTTATTGTGTACTATGTGGGACGTTGATGGCTTGTTGGTTCTCTAGCTTTGTCCCTAGCTCGATCTTCGGTGATGACTTCTCTTTGGTTTTCCAACCGCCAGAGTTTTCTTGGTCTACTCTTTAGTCACATTGCCTCATGCAGAGAGTATGATGGGTTTCATCGTACTCTGTAGTCGATGTGAGGTTTGGAGTGGCTTGGTTGAGATCTTCGACTATACTTTTTCAATATTTAGTTTTTCGGCATTTGGTTAGCGTTTGGTTCATTGGGTGTTGGTTAGTTGTTAGTTCAAAGGTTTTTAGCCATGGTTCACAAGATGTTGGTTTGTTGGTTAGTAATGTTTAGGTGGTTGATTTGTTAGTGATGTATTGGTGAAGTAAAGCTTGAAACTTTGAACCAACGTAATCAAAACTTTGAACCAACATTAAACCAACAAAAACTGAAACCACTAAACCAAAGCTTGAAGCCTCTATTGAACCAAACTAACTAACATCCTTGAATCAAACCTTTAAAACAAACAGCTACCCAAACCATTGAACCAACATGAGATGCCGACTCAATAGTGTAACATTTCAAGGAGCTGTTAAAGAAATCTCGTGTACGACGTTTTGAACAAGAAACAACAAAAACGTAATTAAAGAGTGGTTCCAAAGGGACCCAGGTTCAATCACCACATGTTACACTTTGGGgggcttgcctttaaaaaaaataaataataagtgGTTCATGGCGCTGAAATGACAAAGGTCGGTGTGAACATTATGAACATTTGAGTCCTCGTTTATCGGGTTAATGTTCCGTTATATTCTTTTGTATTCGTAATCATTGTACATGTTTGCTTTAAGTTTATTGGTTTTGATTCGGTTTAGGTAAGATGAAGCTTGATATAGATAGTTCGATAGTTAGCCGTTTTCTAGGTGCGAGCCACATTGGGTCGTTGAATTTGTTTTTTTCgaacacgttttttttttttataaagttcTCGTTATTTTCAGGAAAAAAATAGTGtaacatttcatatatatattttttattttattttatattttcaatttAATTTTCAGTTTTTGGAGAAATAATTAAATAAAGATGATTAAAAACATGATACTGCCAATTTCCCCTTTCAATCATATgagacctagtcaagggtttaccGCGATTCTCAAAATCCCTGCAAACACAGATTACCAAGATGGAGTGGGAAGCCGACGCTAAAGACATCAAGGCCGCCGGAGCTGAGCTTCTGCCGGACGGACGGAAAGGCCTCCGTATTCACGGCTGGGAGATCGAATCTTCTAACCGTTCATGTCTCACTTCTCTCAATCTCCAATCGTAATCTCTCAATCTCACTCTCTTTTTTGTTTCAATCACTTTGAAATTCAACTACTACGTATTAATTTGCTGTTGTAATgctataattttctgttttattcGTGCGATGTTGTTTGAGATACTTTATTTATTCATCATAATATTTCCAATTTTGGGGAGAGATCGTGTAGTGATGCTGTTTTGATCATACAGATAAAGAGGTAAAGAACAATTTGCAATATAAAGCTGATGATCAGTTAGTATATTAGACTAGGACTATAGGATACTTGCTGAATTATTTTCTTGGTGATTTAAAGTTTATTTGTTGAGATTCATTATTTCATTAATATGGTGTATTATAAATTCTAAGGTGTTGAATGTAAATAATTCACCTTAAAATATTAACAATACAGTACTAAGCAAGGATGAACTTCTGAAAATGAGAAAGTTTAAATTGGTTGCATTAATCAATCTTTATTGCCAAAAAATGTCATGGTTCGGTTAATGAGAAGTTGGATACTTTTTCATAATACGGTTTGCAGATGGGAAGAAAAGCTGGAGACATCGCACTTGCCAGAGATGATATTTGGGGACAGTTCGTTGGTTCTTAAACACGTGACGAGTGGAACCAAAATTCATTTTAATGCGTTTGATGCTTTAGTTGGCTGGAAGAAAGAACGCTTACCCCCAGTTGAAGTTCCTGCGGCTGCACAGTGGAAATTTAGAAGGTTGTATTGCTGTATCGTTTTCTTAATATGTAGTTGATATGCTTATTACATAATCAATCCCATTAACAGTGAAAAATCATAATGAATCGTAAACTTTGAGATTCAAATATATAACTTGAGGTCTAATCCCATATTAATTTTTTATATGATGTGCAGCAAACCTTTTGAGCAGATCATTCTAGACTATGATTACACTTTCACCACACCTTATGCTGGCAGTGAAGCTGTTGAGGTAAATCCACAGTTGATTTCACTCTCTTTTTTGTATATTGCTTAAcaatttattttttaattattaatttattattattttgctGTTTTTACATTATTGATCAGACTAGCAGAGGAGTAGACTCAGAGGGAAACGGCTGCCTTAAATGGGAGGAGTCTGAAGAACAAATTAATGTTGCTGCACTAGCATCTAAAGAACCTATCCTTTTTTATGATGAGGTTGGTTATACAACTGAATACTAGCAACCTTTTTTTTCGTAATAATTAAGCTTGCTTTATACAAACAGGTGATTTTATATGAAGATGAGTTAGCTGATAATGGAGTCTCACTACTAACTGTGAAAGtggtatatttcaaattataacagTTTCTAGCTCACCTAGTTCAGCTTTCCTCATCTATACTCGATTAACGATTATTTTGTGTGCTTTGTAGAGGGTTATGCCTAGTTGTTGGTTTCTTCTCCTACGTTTCTGGGTGAGTCCTATGCAAACGATGCACTTTTTGGCTAGTTTAAGATGCATTATCGAACCTTTTGTGACCTTCTATATCGTTTTTGGGTTATATTTCAGCTCAGAGTTGATGGTGTTTTAATGAGATTAAGGGATACTCGTGTTGTTTGCAATTTCAATGAGAATACAAAGCCTGTTATTCTTCGAGATATTTCTTGGAGAGAATCTACATTCAAGGCGCTGGCTTCCGTAAGCAACCTTTCTCTTTTTTTtcccttatttatttatttattttaattacatattTTTGTTGGGATTTGGTAATGTATTAAGTTTTTTAAATGTCCTGCAGAAAGGGTACCCTTCTGATTGTGCTTCATATAATGATCCCAACGTAATCAGCCAAAGGCTTCCCATTGTCCAGCACAAGATCCAAAAGCTTAAAGTCCCTGATATGTTGTAAGCTCTACATTATTTCAGTTATATCAACTTTTGATTAACGATGTATCTAATACGATAATTGCAAGTGTTGCTGTATGTTTTCTAGACAAGTGAAAGAGGCTTGCCTCTCCTCTGATAATATAATCTGTATTTGCTGCTTCAAAGCATTTTTAATTTTAAGTTGTTCTTTCACTTAGTATTACGTCTAGTATGTGCGTTGTCTATGTGGATTCAAGTAGCGAGATGACATAGGAGCGACAAAATATGGGATTGAAATTTGTCTGCTTTTTACGTTCTTTCATTGTAGTCAGACATAATTTGTAGCGTGAGAGGTGTGAACCTCAAAAACGCTCAGAGTACTTGTAATGGATATAGGGTGTGAAGGAAAACTAGACCAGAGATATGAACTATGTAGAAGGCTTGTCGGTCTGATATTTGTTTTCTTTAGTCGGCGAGTTTTTCTACCCAATACATAAAAAGTTCAGATTCAAATTTGTAAGACTGCATCGTATTCATCATAAAGTTTTCAGTTCAAACTGAACTTTGTAGCTTAGTATACTTTGTAGGGTTATAAAGTATTATTTGTGGTTTTCAAACATTTAGGAAAGAAACCTGATTATATATATTCGTTTTTTCTCTGATCGAGTCCTATTAGCCCTAAACATGACTTAGTTTAGTCCTATGGTaacatcatttttattttatttataaaatggaAAACAGTTATTCGTCTCATTCTTGTGGCATTACTTTGTAGCGCATACTGGACCTGGTCTATTGtgtatatttctcattttctgtatgATCAATATCAATAATTGATATCAGCAAGAATTTCATTTGACTTGTAGCATGAATCTCAGGACAATACTAGTTGGTTTGTTGTACGTGTCAACAAAATGCTATGACAAAGTTATTGTAATCAACAATATGTGTGCCAAATCTTCTATCATATCCCAATTACAGCACCAACATTGTCTGGGTTTCTTGAAAACTTTGCTTCAAATGCTTGACAATCATCAGATATTTCGAATTACAATCTTGTCAGGAATCCTGAAATTTATTTACTTTGTCTACCAtcattttgttttgttttgttttcatATTTACAATATACAGCACTGTTGAATAGTAAAGAATAATGATTATGAACTTTGACTTCGATCATTTTAAAATGACAATCCGACTTTGACTGAATATGTTGATACAgtttttatggaataaacccaaaacatcaaaccataaaccctaaactctaaatcgggctaaattttacttcacaaaacatgaaaaaaaaaacgttcatattcttcacgaacaatattatcttgaatgttccataaacccaaaacaccaaaccttaaaccctaaaccctaaactctaaatcgttcgtgttaaaaactcaatctaaatcctaaatctaaaccctaaatctaaaccctaaaccctaaatttctaaaccctaatatctaaaccctataaacgctaatatctaaaccctaatatctaaaccccaatagctaaaacctcaaaatacgctcgaaaaacacgataattgttatatattacttcttcgagcgttttcccgccaaaataaaaatatttatcacaaagtgtctctactaaatgttcatattttcatctcatctataatgttcgtgaacaaagttttttcaaaaaacgaaaaaaaaagtttttgcttcctccgcttcccccgaatggttacttccctattgatcctaccactatataaatatatatatatatatatatatatatatatatataaatatataatgaaaCATATTCCGGAATTAGATCTTATTTGAACAATCACAATCCTTAATATTTAGATGACACCAAATTCACTACTAAATGCTTGATAGATCCATCAAAGAAGACGTCTTAACAATCCTTAGCTGCTTATCAAATGTATATACTTTCCCTGTTAACAATGTTACCACCACACTCTTTTCTTTATAGTGTATCCTTTTCGTAAACCTTCGATTCTCCCTATTATTAGACCACAAATTAAACTCGTTGAGATATCCATCACCCCACGAGATACCAACTGTCACGTTCCCACGCACTTTTAATCCCTTCACCGAACCACTCACCCATTTGTCTCGCGGTAGTGCCGGAAGCACATAAACGTCATCTACGGTGCTTTGTATCAGCATCTCAGCTAATGCTGCACTAAAACTGAACACCAAAGAGGGTATAGTATTATATACTCCGTACTAAATATTTGACAAAATTTCatgaatggtccctgtggtttatatCGGATTACACAATTGGTCCTAGTGTTTTGTCTCGTCAAGGATGGTCCTTGTGGTTTGCACTTGTCACGCCGGTGATTCCTGTCCCTAAATGACTATTTACCCTAATGTGCACGGCACATGTCAAAATTTATAGGAAATATATAACGAGCGTTAAGGACATCCGAAACAAGTGCAAACCACATAGACCATCTTGATGAATAAAAAGCACAGGGACCATATCCGATACTAACAACAGGGACCATTCGTGAAATTTTGTCTAAATATTAATAAAAACGAATAAACATCATCCGTGTAAAAATGGTTAATACCCGAAATTAGCATCAATCTGAAAAGGAGGATGTGCCGTAAACAGGTTGCTATAAAGTCCACCTTCATACTTGCTTTCGTTTTCAGGGTCAACTAAGTCAAACAAGTGTTTCATCATCCGATAAGCATGCTCACTGTTATGCAGCCTGGCCCACGAGGCGGCTTTCCATGTAGTTGACCATCCTGGACCCTCCTCTCCTATTGAAGCAAAAACGTTTTAGCACTCGATCTAAAACTATTACCTTGTACATacattgttcaaaaagggagtgtgactagagggtgcgcataatgcgcaatttacCCGGTACTAGGTCTCGCGGGCTTATTTACCTGagattttaccttctatgggggagccaatgtgctcgttcataagagggtttcctcgcttaccaaaaaaaaaaaaaaaatcaaacttaaGCTTTGAAATGTATCATACAACCTCTTTTAATGAGAGCGTTTTCCGCAGCTTTGCAGAGGTCGGGAGTTTTCTGAAGCGTTATTGTGTGTCCGGGGAATAGACCAAATAGGTGCGAGATATGCCTGTGATGCACTTCTGGATCCTCAAAATCTTGCGCCTGTCGCAAAAACAGTTATATAATAATAACACGTTAAACGTGATTACAAAACTATGTATGATCATGACATACATACCCATTCCATAATCGAACCATCCTTGGCTATTTTCGTTGGATAAAGTCTTGGTAGCGCTCGAATAACTTTTTTGATCAGATCATTTTCGCCCTTCCCCAAAATCTGTATTCCACGAAATCAGATCAACTTTTATTTTAACAACTTTTTTTATCTGTATGTATTATTGATTAATTGTTACCTCAGCAGCAGAAACAATGGAGGAAAAAACCTCTTTAATTATGGATATATCCATGGTTGATGAATAGGAGACACTAGCAGGTTTACCATCAGGAGCAATAAACATATGTTCAGGAGAAGTTGATGGATTAGTTTCAAGATACCCATTTTTCCCTTCAATCAACCAATCCAAAAGGAACAAAACACATCCTTCTAGCAACGGATATGCTTTCGTCGctaaaaaatcctaaatttttaaaccCAATTTTTCAATAATATGAACAAAGAATGATATTAGAATGGAAAACAGAATAAGGATCTTACTTTGTTCAGTGTATAAGTATAATGCTCCCACAAATGGGTACAAAGCCATTCGCCACCCATGGGCCACAACGCCCATACAGGGTCACCACTGTCAGGGGATGTTTTCGCCCATATATCGGATACTTGATGCGCAACCCACCCGTTTGCATCGTAATTTACTTTCGCGGTTTTACCCCCGTTGACTGACAAAGATGCAATGTAGTCAAACAAAGGCTCTTGACACTCTTGAAGGTTGCACGAAAGCGCAGGCCAATAGTTCATTTGAAGATTGATGTTTAAGTGAGGTGCACCGCTACAAAGTAAGGGGTAAAATGGTCAATtaagtaatttcaatttgcgatacaATAAATTCTTCTTACGAAAAAAAGGTTAGTCTCCAAAGCTGTTTTTCGCCTCGAGATTAGTCTGCTCGCAAAGCTAGTCAGAAACTCGGGCCCTGAAGGggaacaagtttttttttttttttttttttaagaaaaaaaacttACTCCCATGGCGGATAGATTTTGTCGTTCCATATACCCTGCAGATTTGCTGGCTGAGTTCCGGGTCTTGAACAAGAAATAAGCAAATAACGACCGTATTGAAATAAAAGCTCAACCAACTTTGGATCTTCATCTGTTTTAAAAGATTTAACTCTCTCTGAAGTTGCAACCAAATCTTTCTCTTCCGTTTTTAAACCATTCGAAAGTTCAATCGAGACACGTTGAAAAAGTTTTTGATAATCATTCAAGTGACGAGCATAAAGTTGCTCGTACGATAAACTCTTCAACGATTTCAGCCTCTTCAAACACTCAGACGTAGGATTCTTCTTCGACTCCGAAGGTTTAGCAAACGGCCCTTCAAAAGAAGACGATGCCACTACAAGTAAAACAGCCCAATCGCAATTTTCCACCTTAATTTTGTTACCTTCCGAAACAGTTATAGTCCCTGCACCATCACTAATTTGCAAATCAAGAATAACCGAAAACTGAATTCCAGTTTCAGCTTTTTCCATAACAATCTGTTTTTCATTGTTTACAGATGACCGATGTGGTAACTTGCTATCGAGAAACGCAGTAAAAGACAAAGAACCTGACTTGTTTCCAAATATTTTGGAAACAATAACTTGATCAGGGTATGAAGCAAAATGTTCTCTTTTGAATTTCATTTCACCAATTGAGTACTCGACTTTTACTACGGCACTATCTAAATCTAGTTCTCGTTGATATGTTTTCTCATCAAAAGCGGATTTGTGGTCGAACGCTAGCTTTATATCGCCCAAAAGCTGGTATGCCTTTAACATTACAAAAGAAACAGTAGAAAATTATGGTAAATTTAGTTTTTAGTGCAGTAAGTGTATATTATTGATTGATCAAATAAATAAATGGTTGCGCGTACATTGGATGATTCGCCAGATAGATTGACTGCAGACGCAGTAGCTTCAGCATATTTTCCGTCGTCTACAAGTTTTCGGACCTTGGATAGCGCTTTTGGGACATCTGGATTTGTGTAGTTTCCTGGACTTCCTGTCCAAATTGTATCATCTGCAGGAAACATAACACACATTaacaattaattattaattattaattatacattatacatatattaatagaATATCATAAAAACATTGATTCTGTAGTAATTGCAGTAACTAAAAGATCTTTACAAGTAATAAAAACTTAAATAGCAAGTTATTAAAACAAGTGTTCCTTGAACTATCATCATTACGTTGTtgtgtatatattattataaagaGCCTTTCACAAAGCATTTGAGAAAAAAGAGGGACCTGCAGTTTCAGCCGTTAACGATCACATTTCACTGTTGACGATCATTCTTTTTTGGGTAACATGTCTGTTAATCAGGCCTTAGAAGACGATATTTTTGGCATCGGTGAGTTGCTGGGATTTAAGTTAACGGGTTGTAAGAATTCTATGAATCGAGAACGGGTATTTAATGGTTTCCCATGAAGATCTTATCTATTAATAGTTGCGGTTCAAAAGTTTTCGAGAAGCGTAAATGGATTCGTGATTTGTGTGTTTCGATGAATGTTCAATTTTTGGGCATTCAGGAGTCTAAGTTATCGCGTAAGTTATCGCGTTTACAGATGTTTAGATTAAAATCGTTTTGGGGTAATTCTAACTTTGATTATTCGTTATCTTTGTCTCTTGGCCTTTCAGGTGGTATTATTTCTCTTTGGGACCCGATGGCTTTTTCTAAAAGCAACATTTGGTGTGACGATAACTTTGTAATTGTTAAAGGCTCGTGGATAAAAGAAAATATGGAAGTGTATATGGTGAACGTTTATGCCCCACAACTTTTAGCTGAAAAAGTTATTCTTTGGAATAAGCTGTCGTCTTTTATAAATTCTAATCAAGGAGAGTATATTTTTATGGGGGATTGGAACTCGGTTAGATTTCCAGAGGATCGGTGTGGAACAGAGTTTTGTAGTCAAGATGCTCATGTTTTTAACGATTTTATTGATTCTAATTTTCTGTATGAAATTCCTTTAGGCGGGCTT is from Rutidosis leptorrhynchoides isolate AG116_Rl617_1_P2 chromosome 10, CSIRO_AGI_Rlap_v1, whole genome shotgun sequence and encodes:
- the LOC139872556 gene encoding TIP41-like protein, which produces MEWEADAKDIKAAGAELLPDGRKGLRIHGWEIESSNRSCLTSLNLQSWEEKLETSHLPEMIFGDSSLVLKHVTSGTKIHFNAFDALVGWKKERLPPVEVPAAAQWKFRSKPFEQIILDYDYTFTTPYAGSEAVETSRGVDSEGNGCLKWEESEEQINVAALASKEPILFYDEVILYEDELADNGVSLLTVKVRVMPSCWFLLLRFWLRVDGVLMRLRDTRVVCNFNENTKPVILRDISWRESTFKALASKGYPSDCASYNDPNVISQRLPIVQHKIQKLKVPDML
- the LOC139871159 gene encoding alpha-L-fucosidase 2-like, which gives rise to MEEVLGEENVWKQKDDKAVSIVDSNLKIRFKEEAKHWTDGAPIGNGRLGGMVWGGVESETINLNDDTIWTGSPGNYTNPDVPKALSKVRKLVDDGKYAEATASAVNLSGESSNAYQLLGDIKLAFDHKSAFDEKTYQRELDLDSAVVKVEYSIGEMKFKREHFASYPDQVIVSKIFGNKSGSLSFTAFLDSKLPHRSSVNNEKQIVMEKAETGIQFSVILDLQISDGAGTITVSEGNKIKVENCDWAVLLVVASSSFEGPFAKPSESKKNPTSECLKRLKSLKSLSYEQLYARHLNDYQKLFQRVSIELSNGLKTEEKDLVATSERVKSFKTDEDPKLVELLFQYGRYLLISCSRPGTQPANLQGIWNDKIYPPWDGAPHLNINLQMNYWPALSCNLQECQEPLFDYIASLSVNGGKTAKVNYDANGWVAHQVSDIWAKTSPDSGDPVWALWPMGGEWLCTHLWEHYTYTLNKDFLATKAYPLLEGCVLFLLDWLIEGKNGYLETNPSTSPEHMFIAPDGKPASVSYSSTMDISIIKEVFSSIVSAAEILGKGENDLIKKVIRALPRLYPTKIAKDGSIMEWAQDFEDPEVHHRHISHLFGLFPGHTITLQKTPDLCKAAENALIKRGEEGPGWSTTWKAASWARLHNSEHAYRMMKHLFDLVDPENESKYEGGLYSNLFTAHPPFQIDANFGFSAALAEMLIQSTVDDVYVLPALPRDKWVSGSVKGLKVRGNVTVGISWGDGYLNEFNLWSNNRENRRFTKRIHYKEKSVVVTLLTGKVYTFDKQLRIVKTSSLMDLSSI